The Aspergillus chevalieri M1 DNA, chromosome 5, nearly complete sequence genome includes a region encoding these proteins:
- the RAD30 gene encoding DNA-directed DNA polymerase eta (BUSCO:EOG09261801;~COG:L;~EggNog:ENOG410PFN6;~InterPro:IPR001126,IPR036775,IPR043502,IPR017961, IPR041298,IPR043128;~PFAM:PF00817,PF18439,PF11799;~go_function: GO:0003684 - damaged DNA binding [Evidence IEA];~go_process: GO:0006281 - DNA repair [Evidence IEA]), whose translation MSRSPTTSPRPSPPPEDKPEPAIDLPRPSRYTYKQLKLLRQSSTATPLRVIAHIDLDAFYAQCEMVRLGTPREAPLAVRQWDSLIAVNYPARDSGITRMISAAEAKKLCPDVVLQHVATFREGEGGKWAYREDAFKNIGTDKVSLDPYRAESRKVLAVMKEGVSRWHAAVTGENGVGTETSAPPFEIQTQLPSVEKASIDEVFIDLSPLVFGALLQRYPELRAGSLGEDQGASLPCPPTTALEWNAEDCLIDLDENETEVDDPDWDDIAMLIGSEIIRSVRTAVWNHLSYTCSAGVARNKMMAKLGSGCNKPNKQTVVRNRAVQNFLGGFKFTKIRMLGGKLGDQVVAHFGTEQVSDLLNVSLEQFRAKLDDGTANWLYGIIRGEDKSEVNSRTQIKSMLSAKSFRPSINSAEQAEKWLHIFAADIYNRLVEDGVLENRRRPKTVTLHHRQGAQVRSRQIPIPGARPVDEATLFDLGSTLLRQVIEDASAWPCANLSLSVGAFEDRVTKNRAIDGFLLRGEQAKANSGFSTRDVETGDLSDDQPFNVKRRKVEDNGIRRFFGKPSAADPELSSNEQPQSESGPMHSTETVSHGVCEAVPNPRLEGSLNPSDDIPPGFYLCENCSQPILEGGRVEHDDWHFAKELELQERELARASVSLPRPTNPHSNPNARSRGGRNSRSSNKTEKGQTRLTFG comes from the coding sequence ATGTCGCGTTCACCCACTACCTCCCCGAGACCATCGCCGCCGCCGGAAGACAAACCCGAACCCGCGATAGACCTCCCTCGTCCTTCGCGCTACACCTACAAACAACTCAAGCTCTTGCGACAGAGCTCAACAGCGACACCGCTCCGCGTCATCGCGCATATTGATCTCGATGCCTTCTATGCGCAATGCGAAATGGTCCGTCTGGGGACGCCGCGGGAGGCGCCTCTCGCGGTTCGGCAGTGGGATTCGTTGATCGCTGTTAACTATCCAGCGCGGGATTCTGGGATAACTAGGATGATTTCGGCGGCTGAGGCGAAGAAGCTCTGTCCGGATGTCGTATTACAGCATGTCGCGACATTCAGAGAAGGCGAGGGCGGGAAGTGGGCGTATAGGGAGGACGCGTTCAAGAATATTGGGACAGATAAAGTGTCCTTGGATCCGTACCGGGCGGAATCGCGCAAGGTTCTTGCTGTGATGAAGGAGGGGGTGTCTAGGTGGCATGCGGCTGTGACCGGCGAAAACGGCGTTGGGACTGAAACTTCAGCACCACCCTTCGAGATTCAGACGCAGCTCCCCAGTGTTGAGAAAGCGAGTATCGATGAAGTGTTCATCGACCTATCACCGTTGGTATTTGGTGCTTTGTTGCAGAGGTACCCTGAGTTACGGGCTGGATCTCTTGGTGAAGACCAGGGAGCATCGTTACCATGTCCTCCGACAACAGCGCTGGAATGGAACGCTGAAGACTGTCTGATCGATTTGGACGAAAATGAAACCGAAGTCGATGACCCCGACTGGGATGATATCGCAATGCTAATAGGTTCTGAGATCATACGATCCGTCCGCACAGCTGTCTGGAACCATCTCAGTTATACCTGCTCTGCTGGTGTTGCTAGAAACAAGATGATGGCCAAGTTAGGGAGTGGCTGTAACAAGCCAAACAAACAAACCGTGGTTCGGAACCGTGCCGTTCAAAACTTCCTAGGTGGATTCAAGTTCACCAAGATCCGGATGCTGGGCGGCAAGTTGGGAGATCAGGTTGTTGCTCATTTTGGAACGGAGCAGGTTAGTGACCTGCTGAACGTATCGCTCGAGCAGTTTCGAGCTAAGCTTGACGACGGTACGGCCAACTGGCTCTACGGGATTATTCGCGGCGAGGACAAAAGTGAAGTAAATTCACGGACCCAAATAAAGTCCATGTTATCCGCAAAATCATTCAGACCGAGTATCAATTCCGCAGAGCAGGCAGAAAAATGGCTGCACATCTTTGCAGCTGATATCTACAACCGCCTTGTTGAAGATGGCGTGCTTGAAAACAGACGCCGTCCAAAGACCGTCACTTTGCATCATAGACAGGGTGCTCAGGTCCGCTCTCGTCAGATCCCGATTCCTGGCGCGAGGCCTGTTGACGAGGCCACTCTTTTTGATCTTGGCAGCACCTTGCTGCGACAGGTTATTGAGGATGCTAGCGCATGGCCGTGTGCAAACCTGTCGTTGAGCGTTGGTGCATTCGAAGATAGAGTCACCAAGAACCGTGCGATTGATGGCTTTCTGCTTCGTGGAGAGCAAGCAAAGGCGAACTCAGGCTTTTCCACAAGGGACGTCGAAACAGGGGATTTATCAgatgatcagccatttaatgtgaaaagaagaaaagttGAAGATAACGGCATCAGACGCTTTTTCGGCAAACCATCAGCTGCCGATCCCGAACTCTCCTCGAACGAACAACCGCAATCTGAATCGGGGCCAATGCATTCGACAGAAACCGTTTCGCATGGAGTTTGCGAAGCCGTGCCAAACCCCAGGCTTGAGGGATCTTTAAATCCATCAGATGACATTCCACCTGGCTTCTATCTCTGCGAGAACTGCAGCCAACCAATTTTGGAAGGCGGCAGGGTTGAACATGACGATTGGCATTTTGCCAAAGAGCTGGAATTGCAGGAAAGAGAACTAGCCAGGGCCTCCGTCTCGCTGCCACGCCCGACAAACCCTCACTCGAATCCTAATGCCCGTAGTCGAGGTGGCCGCAACAGTCGTAGCAGCAACAAGACAGAAAAGGGACAAACGCGGCTTACATTTGGGTAG
- the WBP1 gene encoding dolichyl-diphosphooligosaccharide-protein glycotransferase (COG:O;~EggNog:ENOG410PIP1;~InterPro:IPR005013;~PFAM:PF03345;~SECRETED:SignalP(1-18);~TransMembrane:1 (n3-13c18/19o409-432i);~go_component: GO:0005789 - endoplasmic reticulum membrane [Evidence IEA];~go_process: GO:0018279 - protein N-linked glycosylation via asparagine [Evidence IEA]) yields the protein MRWCLSFFLFCFLAVVHALSSSGNRLVVILEEAAEKELYSSFWSDLQARGYTISFESPKNSKFSLFQHGEKAYDHLLILPPKSKDGNVLLALSGKSTTPSAISSLLLEFDLHLSNDRSSIVLDHFNYDTVSASEKHDVLLLQRPGQLRSDTKAFFDGNGVLAFPRAIPQTLGDSSNIITPILRAPITSYSYNPKEESFTPEDVQATGSQLALVSAMQARNSARFAVLGSVESLEDKWFSASVKAPKDKKEAKTANQEFAKQLTSWTFKEAGVLKVGKIEHHLAEEGEITSEKLNPSLYRIKNETVFSIEVSEYVNDRYVPFEVPAGDALQLEFTMLSPFHRLTLQPTLRTETSTVYSTRFTIPDQHGIFSFRVNYKRPFFTNIEEKHEVTVRHYAHDEYPRSWRISGGWVWIGGLWSVIAGFLLFVVVWLYSEPSPAASKNKKTQ from the exons ATGCGGTGgtgcctttctttttttctgttcTGCTTCTTGGCGGTTGTCCACGCCTTGAGTAGCTCGGGCAATCGTTTAGTGGTGATTCTCGAGGAAGCGGCCGAGAAGGAGCTCTATTCCAGCTTCTGGAGCGACCTGCAAG CTCGTGGATACACAATCTCGTTCGAATCGCCTAAGAACAGCAAATTCTCTCTGTTCCAACATGGCGAGAAGGCTTACGACCACCTACTTATCCTCCCTCCCAAATCGAAAG ACGGTAACgtcctcctcgccctctcTGGCAAGTCTACAACACCAAGCGCCATCAGCTCGCTATTGCTGGAATTCGACCTCCACCTGTCCAACGACCGTTCGTCTATCGTTCTCGACCACTTCAACTACGACACTGTCTCCGCATCTGAAAAGCACGACGTTCTGCTTCTCCAGAGACCCGGCCAATTGAGATCCGACACCAAGGCCTTCTTCGACGGCAACGGTGTTCTCGCTTTCCCCAGGGCTATTCCTCAAACCCTCGGAGACTCCAGCAACATCATCACCCCTATCCTGCGTGCTCCGATTACATCGTACAGCTACAACCCCAAGGAGGAATCGTTCACCCCGGAAGATGTCCAGGCAACTGGCTCCCAGCTGGCTCTTGTTTCGGCCATGCAAGCCAGAAACTCGGCTCGCTTTGCTGTCTTGGGATCTGTGGAAAGCTTGGAGGATAAGTGGTTCTCGGCTAGTGTGAAGGCGCCTAAGGACAAAAAGGAGGCCAAGACGGCCAATCAGGAATTCGCGAAGCAATTGACTTCGTGGACCTTCAAGGAGGCCGGTGTGCTGAAGGTTGGAAAGATCGAGCACCACCTTgctgaggaaggagagattACCTCTGAGAAGTTGAACCCCTCTCTCTACCGTATCAAGAACGAAACT GTCTTTAGCATCGAGGTCTCTGAGTACGTTAACGACAGATACGTTCCCTTTGAGGTTCCGGCCGGGGATGCTTTGCAGCTCGAATTCACCATGCTCTCGCCTTTCCACCGCCTCACTCTCCAACCAACCCTCCGAACAGAAACCAGCACTGTGTACAGCACGCGCTTCACCATCCCCGACCAGCATGGAATCTTCTCCTTCCGCGTCAACTATAAGCGTCCCTTCTTCACAAACATCGAAGAGAAGCACGAAGTTACCGTTCGCCATTATGCCCACGACGAATACCCCCGCAGCTGGAGAATTAGCGGCGGATGGGTCTGGATCGGAGGTCTCTGGTCTGTGATCGCCGGCTTCCTTCTCTTTGTTGTTGTATGGCTCTACTCCGAGCCATCTCCTGCTGCGTCTAAGAACAAGAAGACGCAGTAA
- a CDS encoding putative transcription factor RfeG (COG:S;~EggNog:ENOG410PRVB): MSGRQNEYFIPGDGISREVIQADICRYLGNDALVRPGNHNGCQGYFIRAYRNLTSEMIADLKADSSRWEADVMRRTDQGHPRGHYYHNDYHVQEYPIPHQGPNVLPTPYGHGASAPPTSYGTSVPPAPSYGTSVPPASYGTSAPIQEARSSTGPSPPPTYSAPPPQQYMDSYATNPYGQAQSPPYSTHSTPTSYPATHSTHSVHSTHSHSPFTSGQNQFPSQQQMPPFTTSAQPAVSADIHPSYKYISSGYGYDGGWNNAPRTYSGPGYETESEYSPVSTGVNYPATTAADPRVPGMGLRYTPESTYSDRNRPQPARDNRAR; encoded by the exons ATGTCTGGGCGCCAAAATGAATACTTCATCCCTGGAGATGGTATTAGCCGGGAAGTCATTCAAGCAGACATTTGTCGTTACCTTGGAAATGATGCGCTCGTAAGACCTGGAAATCACAAT GGCTGTCAAGGCTATTTCATCCGTGCTTATCGGAATCTCACATCT GAAATGATTGCTGATCTCAAAGCGGACTCTTCTCGCTGGGAGGCAGATGTAATGCGTCGGACAGATCAAGGCCACCCGCGGGGTCACTACTACCATAATGATTACCATGTGCAAGAATATCCCATACCTCACCAAGGACCTAATGTGCTTCCGACACCATATGGGCATGGTGCCTCTGCTCCTCCAACTAGTTATGGTACCTCTGTTCCTCCGGCGCCAAGTTATGGTACTTCTGTTCCTCCGGCAAGCTATGGTACATCTGCGCCAATTCAGGAGGCGCGCTCGTCAACTGGACCATCACCACCTCCCACCTACAGTGCTCCTCCACCTCAGCAATACATGGACTCGTATGCTACAAACCCATACGGGCAGGCGCAGAGTCCTCCTTATTCCACACATTCCACTCCGACGTCGTATCCTGCCACCCACTCCACCCATTCCGTTCACTCCACTCACTCACATTCGCCTTTCACATCTGGTCAGAATCAGTTCCCTtcgcagcagcaaatgccGCCCTTCACCACATCGGCTCAGCCTGCAGTTTCTGCTGATATCCACCCATCATACAAGTATATAAGCTCCGGCTATGGCTATGATGGTGGTTGGAACAATGCTCCCAGGACATATTCCGGGCCTGGCTATGAAACCGAGTCGGAGTATTCCCCTGTGTCCACTGGAGTGAACTATCCGGCTACCACAGCCGCAGATCCACGCGTGCCTGGAATGGGATTAAGATACACTCCAGAGTCGACATATTCGGACCGCAATAGGCCACAGCCAGCAAGAGATAACCGTGCCCGGTAA
- a CDS encoding NADH:ubiquinone oxidoreductase subunit NDUFA3 (COG:U;~EggNog:ENOG410PS2C;~InterPro:IPR039961;~TransMembrane:1 (o23-41i)): MSNPQFWSSPLRYLRWASHEKPAIFYAMVLGCSGPVSLVALPPIRRFFGDVDPEPIPLTYPIPQGPRSIPQGYDDQ, translated from the exons ATGTCGAACCCTCAGTTCTGGTCTTCTCCCCTCCGCTACCTCCGCTGGGCCTCGCACGAGAAGCCCGCTATCTTTTACGCCATGGTTCTTGGTTGCTCCGGCCCGGTCTCGCTGGTCGCCCTCCCTCCGATCCGCCGGTTCTTCGGTGATGTTGACCCGGAGCCTATTCCTCTGACATATCCCA TCCCGCAAGGACCCCGATCGATCCCGCAAGGCTACGATGACCAGTAA
- a CDS encoding uncharacterized protein (COG:S;~EggNog:ENOG410PYEH), whose amino-acid sequence MASITGFPLFYDGNFNILINPDMYSLHASVLGAKSRFFKAACARSNEPGQFGATRLVLVPSTMHTRGVLQFQTFESYNWQIERALSPIGIVWPESLRKRWASMFRLIYNMDPLIQSWDSESIVLEAEDLVQIAEDIGASWEVMKALETALLHIDRLTLYSIVWQPASWVNLGIRMRSAVIYQEAVIHLVGKWKALNATIIDSLEPYTRCLCQKKYQELVLRKKTVECQILSHYPRSLHCEADGNLSCASYANDIHTWMAISFFRQWFSHSIVLCRNYVAADGGAAFYRRIGGVDTYLTSQEMPYFNLRFPMSTKGRAVFEAKVRELKEEIRPFVDDLLVNNSRYTFDELPHLTCCWVDEEDLPWVDAEDADDSESDGQCEAALKIDESKMCLGMQKAVSYSSGSTTQSAHSQTPNFGNIDIYPGALGYPTPSDNLYPPGHLPWGSNTNTGNTERFLTGQTNPSFMDSHSGWLMNP is encoded by the exons ATGGCCAGCATAACAGGCTTCCCCCTGTTTTACGACGGGaacttcaacatcctcatAAACCCCGATATGTACAGTCTACATGCTTCGGTTCTAGGGGCTAAGTCGCGCTTCTTCAAGGCCGCTTGTGCCAGGAGTAATGAGCCTGGACAGTTTGGCGCGACCCGGTTGGTGCTTGTCCCGTCAACTATGCATACCAGGGGCGTCCTCCAATTTCAG ACTTTCGAAAGCTATAACTGGCAGATTGAGCGCGCGCTGTCGCCTATCGGCATCGTTTGGCCTGAGAGCCTCCGCAAACGCTGGGCAAGCATGTTCAGATTAATTTATAATATGGATCCTCTAATTCAAAGTTGGGATTCAGAGTCAATAGTCCTGGAAGCAGAAGACCTCGTGCAAATTGCGGAGGATATAGGTGCTAGCTGGGAGGTCATGAAAGCCCTAGAGACAGCGCTCTTGCACATCGACCGGCTGACTCTGTATTCTATTGTGTGGCAACCGGCCAGTTGGGTCAACCTGGGGATACGCATGCGCTCCGCTGTGATCTACCAAGAAGCCGTGATTCATCTCGTGGGTAAATGGAAAGCCTTAAACGCAACGATTATCGATTCTCTTGAGCCCTACACTCGTTGTCTCTGTCAGAAGAAGTACCAAGAGCTTGTTCTGAGAAAGAAGACTGTCGAGTGCCAAATCCTCAGTCACTACCCCAGATCTTTGCACTGCGAAGCAGATGGAAACCTTAGCTGCGCTTCCTACGCAAACGACATCCACACGTGGATGGCAATCTCTTTCTTCCGCCAGTGGTTCAGCCACTCGATCGTGCTGTGCCGTAACTACGTCGCTGCGGATGGAGGTGCAGCCTTCTATCGCAGGATCGGTGGTGTGGATACTTACCTCACTTCCCAGGAAATGCCTTACTTCAATCTTAGATTCCCGATGAGTACCAAGGGGCGTGCTGTGTTTGAGGCGAAGGTGCGGGAGTTGAAGGAAGAAATTAGGCCTTTTGTCGATGATCTCCTTGTCAACAATAGTAGATACACCTTTGATGAGCTTCCTCATCTGACGTGCTGTTgggttgatgaggaggatctGCCTTGGGTTGATGCGGAAGACGCCGACGACAGCGAAAGCGATGGACAGTGTGAAGCTGCTTTGAAGATCGACGAAAGTAAGATGTGTCTTGGGATGCAAAAAGCTGTCAGCTACAGCAGTGGTAGCACCACGCAGTCTGCTCATAGTCAGACCCCAAACTTCGGCAACATAGATATATATCCAGGTGCTCTGGGATATCCGACTCCATCCGACAATCTCTATCCACCGGGACATCTCCCTTGGGGATCCAATACCAATACCGGCAATACCGAGAGGTTCTTGACAGGCCAAACAAATCCTTCATTCATGGATTCCCATTCTGGCTGGCTGATGAATCCATGA
- a CDS encoding PET191 family protein (BUSCO:EOG09265I72;~COG:O;~EggNog:ENOG410PQRY;~InterPro:IPR018793;~PFAM:PF10203) encodes MVQRHSPRECLSSPLAEELPTKCQQLRKGFSECKRGMIDMRKRFRGNQPIALSKEIEGGKSNKPQQLYAGKPAFETVKEVSGDEVQMDPEKTRGL; translated from the exons ATGGTCCAGCGCCATAGCCCGAGAGAATGCCTAAGCTCGCCATTGGCCGAAGAACTACCCACGAAATGTCAACAGTTGCGGAAAGGTTTCAGCGAGTGCAA ACGCGGGATGATTGATATGCGCAAACGATTCCGTGGAAACCAACCGATCGCGCTGTCCAAAGAAATCGAAGGCGGgaaatccaacaagcccCAGCAGTTATACGCCGGTAAGCCGGCGTTCGAGACGGTCAAAGAAGTCAGTGGGGATGAAGTCCAGATGGACCCGGAGAAGACGAGGGGTTTATAA